Sequence from the Helicoverpa armigera isolate CAAS_96S chromosome 14, ASM3070526v1, whole genome shotgun sequence genome:
TACTAAATCCACAACATCACATTCTACAAACTTGTTCAACGTGCAAACAGAggacaaaagaaaacaaaacccCGAGATAAAGGCCATTGAGACATAAAAAAGTCGAGCATTATGTACAATGAACACTGAACTGGATAACGATTTTATGCCAGAAACACACTAACGGGACTCacctattgtattttttgtcatGTATAGTCCATGACATCGATTACTTATTAAAGATTCAATAACTATTTACGACTAAgctaaatctaaaaatatttccaaatagTCAGACATATTGCAGACGTCTTGTTCACGTTCACACACAAACTTTTATATTCCGATACACGAACCCGAATATCGATATGTGCTCGTGGCGATGTGCTATAATTGAATTTCTATAGGTTTTTCGCCAACTGAGAAAATAACGCTTATCATTTATGCGTGGAACGGAATTTATTCATAGTCAATCCATAGAGAAATGTAAAAGTGGagttatcatttatttacagttcGACTGGgatcaatgaaataattttatttccaaaaaaataagtcgTATCATTTATTCAATTTTCGTATAGTTCTGGGAGAACTATAcgaaaattgaatgaaatgaaatgtatAGTGACAAAATGTATTTGCATATACCTTAAAACTAGGATCACATACAACGAAAATCATGGATTTTATAATCTGGGCATACTTATACTAGTTCTGTCAAAAAAACGTCAATTGAATGTCATGTCATCCTCATCCAGCCGAATCTTTATTGgattttaaagataatttgCACGCTAGAACTGCATTTTAAACGAATACTAACGTAAATATATATGTGTTAAAAGATCTGATAAAAATGTCTTACAATTTCGAAGAGTTGAGTTACAACGGTATGTATTGTAGACATTATTTCAGTTAATTACAAGTTCCTGCGAGAATTGTCtactttgattttgatttcgtacatttttatatttacctttAATTCATCATTATAATATTCGTCAATTTATTATACAACGTAAGTTTGAGACATAGGGAAAACTAAGAATCGAAGAAGTTTTTTAAGAACCTGCAATAAAGACCTCCTGCACACCTTTTGCCCATTTTATTAATGACCAAAATGATTATAATTTCAGAGGCTAAAGACTTGCTTCGCCAGTGGAGGGAGAACAATGAAAGACGGAGTGAGGATGTGATGGAGCTGTGGACAACAGTCTTCAGTGATGACCTTACCAAACTTGGGAATGAAAGTTGGTATCCATCCCCAATCtgataaagttaaattaaacTCAACACAACTTACCCTGATCATAATTGAGTAATGTAGAAATTTTAAGCATTCCAAATTGCAGTCTTGCTTTTTGCaaagttaattaaacaaaaccaGTCCAATATCAATAACTAAATGATTAAATGAACCCTTATGATACAACACCATGAATTGTTCACCATTTTGATTTGATAGCTTAATAGAAAATTGTGGTGTGTCTTCTAAAGTAAAGTGTAAAGTCTCTGTagaattacttaaattattagttCTTCTTCATAAAACttactttacattattttaatgtctcATAAGAAACTGCTAACTTTTGTGTGTCAATTTCAGAGCATTTGGTGCTGGAGCAAGTAATATATGCAGCTCTAGACTGCCATGCCTACGGAGTGGCCACCTTGTGCATCTACATGCTGTCTAATGAGTTTCCCGGCAGCATGCGTGTCATGAGATACAAGGCTGCATTGCTGGAGGCTGAGGAAAAGTAAGTAATCATAAACACCAAACATTTGCCATGTGTGCCACTCTCATACGTCTCACACACATGTGATGTCAATGCCATAATAGAGGGAAAAAAGTTAGTAACCTTGTTTTTAGGCCCCAAATATTACCAGCCAGACTTCAGTTTGACTGAGCTGCATGAGCTATATGCACACTTACAGAGTTATCTTGTATTTGGTCCAGTTTGTCAAAGTTAGTGAACCTGATATTTTACTGAGGTACTTTTTACTTCAACAGTGAAACAACACAATGTTCTTACAGCTTACTTATGCTCTCTAACTCTCGACTACGGTACAGTGTAATATCTACAAatgcttattatatttatgcaataaaaaaaatcaggtATGAAGAAGCACTAGAAGTATTGGACAGCATAATCAAAGCTGATGAGACCAACGCGGCCGCCAGGAAGCGCCGCGTCGCCATATTGAAGGCGCAAGGACTGATCACCGAAGCTATCAAGGAGCTTGTGGATTATCTGAAGAAGTAAGATGTTCTTCTCACTTTTATTATGTAGTAAATCTTACCTACGTCCTACAATAATTCTAACTTACTGACTATCTAGAATTGTAATTATTAATGTAGGTTTGTAAAATTTTCACAATAAACAGagtatattttaattcattcaaTACAAAAGGAAAAATGGTAGTTAGCAGCCTTTATAGTCTAGCCAGCTAGTTTTTGTTACACAGTGTGTGAAGAAAATGAAAAGCTAGCTAGCAAATACTTCaaagtttaaaagaaaacaatgcTGCCTGTAACAAATACTTTCCTTTAGTAATTCCCTTGAGTATACTTCTCGTATTCAAACTATTTTAACATTGTCTGTCAACAGATTCATGTCAGACGTGGAAGCATGGCAGGAGCTATGCTCGCTATACTTACAAGTGCAGGAGTACTCCCGGGCCGCCTTCTGTGCTGAGGAGCTCATCCTGCATCAGCCGCATAACCATCTGATGCACCAGCGTCTTGCTGATATCCGGTATACTATGGTACGTGTTTGATTAAGACAATTTACACAATACAGTTAAATGTTACAGTAAATCCATGTTCTTATAAATGAATGGTTGAATTTTTTGGCTAATTGTGATGCAATATGACAGAAAGAAAGATTTGGACTTAGGAGATGGCCTAGCTTTATTGAGAAACTAGGTGGATAAtacttattaagttttttacgATATACGATTTCGAAATACTTCTCCAGGTATTGTCTTTGTTTTAGGGAGGTGTTGAGAACATGGAGCTTGCCAAGACATACTACTGTCAAGCATTGAAGCTGAATCCAGAGAACATGAGGGCTTTGCTTGGATTATTCTTGGTATGTACAgaattgaaatatataaaatatataagtgcATAATATGTACTCTTTCCATAAAGAGAGAGTCAACTTTATTGCACACTCAACAGTAAATACACAAGGAATACAGATAGGTTGTGTATCATATAATATACTGTTTTCgaacttaaatttttattttgagactTATTTTCTGAATTTGGAAGCACTCTTATTCATtatctccctagccttttcccactcttattattgtataattttattttgtcatttatgATTCATTCAAATCCGATTCTACATACAACTTATCTCCGTTCCTCAGACTACCAACAACCTCCTGAACCACTACAAGTCGTCCGGCAACAGCGGCAAGCGCAAGGAGGTGTGGAAGCTGTGCCAGTGGGCGCAGTccggggcggcgcggcgccagcGAGCGGCCCGGGCTCCGCCCACTCCCGACCTTACGCACATGATGCTGGCCCTCGCTATCACTGACTAGGGAGTTGTGGTGTATTGGGAATGATGTGTGAGATGGTGAGTTATAAGTTTAAATATGTAgtgaaaatatcgatatttcaaGAAGCGGCATATTTTACAGCTGGATGCCGCTGTATCGCTGACGCTTGTATAACGTCGAATATTAGACCAATTTAAAGTCTTGTCTAAAAAATTCTTCTATTAGTGGATTAAACAATTCTCGTTGTATAACATTTTGTAACTTCATGATATGCACAGtaaccggcacggatattgggctctcggcggaagagtggggatcgctttgcgcacccgtacgcataaggcaataaggcagtaaatcgcttctgcgcaggtgaaggtcatgccTCGATATCCGTGCTGATAACTGTAGTCAAAATGTACTACAAACTACTTGAATGGAAATATACAAATGTGTTAATATGACCATACATATACATGTAATTCATTCCAAAGCTTATGTAAAAATGTCAATTTTCATAATCCATGTAGAAAATGTACCAAGTAAActattctaaatatttatgtataattaatataatttagacTTTAAGGGTATGTTAACTTATCAAAAGGTTGAGCATTTAATGGTGTATGGAATGTTTGATTTTCAAAGTTAGTATAatttttgtgaattattttaaaataaattatgttatgttaCCACCAACTCccttcttttattaaaatcccaatattttccaaaaaatggAGGTCAGAACGAATTAAACAGcaaaatattcttataactTTAATAGAACTATATCTTTGTTAAGCAACGTGTCATGTGACGTCATCTCTCATGGCGGCCATCTTGCTGGCGAGGTAGGCGGCTACTTCTCCCGCGCGTTTCTCCTTCCTCTCTCGTCTCGTCATCTCACCCATTGTGAAGTACTTTTCCCtggatacaaaaaatattcatgaatgTAACAAATATGCTAAATTAATACAATGGTTTGTTAGACCAATTTTGTCAGGTAAAGAACAAATTACGctcaatgaaaaaaataagttaaaaaaatgtatcGAGATGTTGGGGCACTGCTGTTTTCGCAGACTTAAGATATTTAAAGTagaaaacgtttattgaaagtaaggtagtttttagcactttttcacgtcaaaattacaaaaagacaGCACCCTCAAAATTTGACGTCAGTCAAAGCTTTCGTAACAGCGGATTTATGGCGGGCATATGGCGGGTATCGGTTTTCTACTCGCAAGGAAAGGAGTGCTGCcgcgcggaaaatccgctggtgtgaaagcgctctgtatgtacctattatatttttagtgatAAAGCAAATGTTGTTTACCTAAAGTTATGTACAGCATTAGGATCTAGCGGCATATTGGCTGCATCGTCTTGCACCTTCTCATACGTGAGTAGTCTCCGCGCCGCTAACTTTGACAGCACCTGTTCTGAATTACCCACGAGTTTCAGACACGGGTGGGATGGTAGCTGAGACTCTTCGTATTCTTCCCTGAAAGTGAAGAAAATGCTATAATTTGGTAAATAGTGACAGGGTTTTTTAGTGGCGGAGTATTGCGGTTGGAACATTAAACTAAGGGGCATTTCTTTTTAGTTACAGATTCTATTATGGTCTAGGAATACTTCGTAAGAAAATCTCTATAAATGAAGTCTCTTGCATAATGCCCTTGGGGTTCAAAAATATTCCaacatttaaattacttttgtgATTCTTAGCTGCATAACATAAAACTGAAAATCAGGTTGGCAGCTGACCCCAAACGAGTTGGGagaaggctaagcagatgaagtaaattattttagtgccTTGCTTACTTGCTAagatattaaagttatttagtgCATTTTAGGTATATAATGCACAATCTTACCTAACCAAAGGATACCAGCAGACCAGCCGCCGACCCATCTCGAGATGGTTAGCAGCAAAGTTGAGCAGATCACTGTAGATATGCGACAAGCCGTACTCCACTTTAGAAGGCACGTGGTTAGCTAGCTGCTCCTCAGATATCGTGTAGTTCTCGCGTTCTATGCCGATCTTCTCGGTAGGCTCGCGTACACCGTATGGTGCtgaaataacaagaaaatcTGATTATGGGGTCTGTATGCTGACTGGTGAATTGGTGGACTTAATTATCAAGtaacgtaaaataaacaaaggacACAGAGTAATACAAATAAGGTGCTATATGTGGTTCACATCGCCAAAAGTGTTTAACTTTTGCGCAAAAATCTATCCCAAATGTGATGAAAGTTTCCTCATCAAACAATAGATTAGTAGGcgcaaatatgtaattttaggtaggtatctagCTAATAACTCTAAGGATGGGGAAGGAGTATGGGCCAAATGCGCGTTTTTGTGGTCGGCAGACCGTCATTGGGTTTTGCGAAAACTGTATTCTGTTTGTCTATTACTTTATAAGGTAAGAAAAACTTACGATCAGTAATTATAGCATCAAACTTCAGGTCTGATCTCCAGTTGTGCAGAGAGAAGTCGCTCACAACGACGTCTAGATACCTTGACTCAGTTCCATATTGTCTCATGTTCCCGCGTATACTCTCCTCTTTTGTCCGTAtctagaaaattattattatgtgtaaATTAAAACAGTGATTTGATTAAATCTTCACATGTTCTTAAAAGGGACTTATGATTTAAGTTTCTTGTGTGACCATATAGCAGCGTgatattgatgatgatgaatgatttaagtaaatgtatttactaaaaaacaaaatgtgtcTGGTATGTAACCTTAAGACTATGCTTATGAATATAATGTATTGAATAAGCACCTTAACCTTTGCAATACATACTTTGTTACCTTTTGACCGACGCGAGTGGGCCGCGTCCGCGCGTGTAGCATCAGGTAGTCTATGTCAGAACCCCATACATATGCTGTAAAATGGGAGGAATATATTAGTAcaaacaaatttaaaataagGCATTCTCTGTTTCTCAATCAGTACAAAAGGAGAGTTCAGACATACTGTCTGTTGACAAGGAACCCAATCGAAATCACTTTACCAAAGTGCGCGAAATTTCGTGTAACCAGGAAAAGCAACTATGtgttaaattcaatatttaacaGACCATACCGTTGAAATATAATACTCtgtaaataatatctatgtCCTCTTAttgttaaaactttattattgacTTTTTACCTCCAAAATGAGCAGCAGCCACAAGCAGAGAGCCAGAGCCGACAAAGGGGTCGAGCACCATATCGCCAACCTTCACTTGCGCCTGGTTAGCCATAATGATGGCTAACTGCGCATCCATGCTCGTATTGCCGATAAACTGCCGCTTCTTTAGTGAGTGCACTTGGATTAAGTCACGCTGGCCATCTGCTATCTAAAATACATAAGGACATAACCATATTAATACACCTAACATGGAAAACAaatgttgtattgttttaat
This genomic interval carries:
- the LOC110380031 gene encoding ER membrane protein complex subunit 2-A, with protein sequence MSYNFEELSYNEAKDLLRQWRENNERRSEDVMELWTTVFSDDLTKLGNEKHLVLEQVIYAALDCHAYGVATLCIYMLSNEFPGSMRVMRYKAALLEAEEKYEEALEVLDSIIKADETNAAARKRRVAILKAQGLITEAIKELVDYLKKFMSDVEAWQELCSLYLQVQEYSRAAFCAEELILHQPHNHLMHQRLADIRYTMGGVENMELAKTYYCQALKLNPENMRALLGLFLTTNNLLNHYKSSGNSGKRKEVWKLCQWAQSGAARRQRAARAPPTPDLTHMMLALAITD
- the LOC110380030 gene encoding tRNA (guanine(10)-N2)-methyltransferase homolog; the encoded protein is MQIEDKMWRRYLVWFAQEHVDFRHAEMQSIISLLNIPVRFVEKPCVQKPYWIVELPSEDCARKIASRSVLMKNCIELWSRARTEAQLHANLKNSLKNSTGSWIVGENSNGISDTSVCPKELIESICTPKRSYKVEVETFCKHFTMKEKVEKIETFSYLPLEGPVKLKNPDVTLAYLEFYGVDPNDVPEKPYDVFFGKWIADGQRDLIQVHSLKKRQFIGNTSMDAQLAIIMANQAQVKVGDMVLDPFVGSGSLLVAAAHFGAYVWGSDIDYLMLHARTRPTRVGQKIRTKEESIRGNMRQYGTESRYLDVVVSDFSLHNWRSDLKFDAIITDPPYGVREPTEKIGIERENYTISEEQLANHVPSKVEYGLSHIYSDLLNFAANHLEMGRRLVCWYPLVREEYEESQLPSHPCLKLVGNSEQVLSKLAARRLLTYEKVQDDAANMPLDPNAVHNFREKYFTMGEMTRRERKEKRAGEVAAYLASKMAAMRDDVT